Proteins co-encoded in one Lasioglossum baleicum chromosome 3, iyLasBale1, whole genome shotgun sequence genomic window:
- the Sstn gene encoding stepping stone isoform X2: protein MVMAGNENTSGSLAEDSLSTRLQWLRQRREALQEKLTQKNNELKNLCVEEAELTGVLPPEIPLEPGESPPVFRKRVGTAFSYPQNLINKLKTTEVEESTLELERQVQIGIVDAALGIVNDPTKSKAVRRKHRLVYQQSQRRLQELEVRLNFIRQSRTKTHQSTQAQHTTVYNTQPHLYANVKHRTKKPRPPLDGTANDGSTKARGLLQEGGISLSPLGSEDKCSAYCLPVSDQRQNMKIIEQDHNDNQNVYILPDQYRTRTYSHGSGGSRTQNHYQETEKLYRPLPNTYTEEERQMRYRQIQQQQIPEQTHNYQYNDYKHLDNDVQRRSGQEYYDRDFRGMHYTHMPEFPVYHKNNSQSQSLLRRDRDSGGSKNLRYTDSPSEPQIATGYWVRCEDEIVWCPDDQSSTDRFGSLDRRKRNAVQHTASMGADIQPRYRTVSISATKNSSCVPPHQNASVHLLPLSEHPSTNNKMLLRTQSLGSVEKWHSSHLHELLDGKDTTDNISRKVKEKEWYETSLDSGTSPGLDLGLITSHKSIHYQSTAPACSKLPSASSSEDGKTSGYMPSMNHRKIDLIAAETEQHLQPPSSSSTRYEHARKKVLEIPAESKSSQEAGEEAIRLGSSQNCTIVQAGKYQPYREVTKPFEMSDFYKYSTKFRKRNEGNGQNCSSDAQDEQRGTHYTGTDLHGESEPSNSNVAQNGSAAVQKRIYQPVQRMTCQPYLASLR from the exons ATGG TGATGGCAGGGAACGAAAATACCTCTGGATCCTTGGCGGAAGATTCACTGTCCACAAGGTTACAGTGGCTTCGCCAACGCCGGGAAGCTCTCCAAGAAAAGTTAACTCAAAAGAACAATGAGCTAAAAAACTTGTGTGTAGAAGAAGCAGAGCTAACTGGTGTGCTACCACCAGAAATACCATTGGAACCTGGAGAAAGCCCTCCAGTGTTCCGTAAAAGAGTTGGAACAGCATTTTCTTATCCACAGAATTTaattaacaaattgaaaacaacCGAAGtt GAGGAATCTACCTTGGAATTGGAACGTCAAGTTCAAATCGGTATAGTGGATGCTGCCTTGGGTATCGTAAATGATCCTACGAAGAGCAAGGCTGTGCGCCGTAAACACAGGTTAGTGTATCAACAGAGTCAGCGTAGACTCCAAGAATTGGAAGTGCGACTGAACTTCATAAGGCAAAGTCGTACGAAAACGCATCAATCGACGCAAGCCCAGCATACTACTGTTTACAACACTCAAccgcatttgtatgcaaacgtGAAGCACAGGACCAAAAAGCCTCGGCCACCATTGGATGGCACAG CGAACGATGGAAGTACAAAAGCCAGAGGTTTACTGCAAGAGGGCGGCATAAGTTTAAGTCCATTGGGGTCGGAGGACAAGTGTA GTGCTTATTGTCTGCCCGTGTCTGATCAGCGACAAAACATGAAAATAATCGAGCAAGATCACAACGATAATCAGAACGTTTATATATTACCAGACCAGTATCGGACGCGAACGTACTCGCACGGCAGCGGCGGATCGCGTACACAAAATCACTATCAAGAAACGGAGAAGTTGTACCGACCGTTACCGAACACGTACACCGAGGAGGAGAGACAGATGCGATACCGCCAGATTCAGCAACAACAAATTCCAGAACAAACTCACAACTACCAGTACAACGATTACAAACACTTGGACAACGATGTCCAGCGAAGATCCGGTCAAGAGTATTACGACAGAGATTTCCGGGGGATGCATTACACGCACATGCCTGAGTTCCCGGTGTACCATAAGAACAACTCTCAATCGCAATCCTTGCTGAGGCGGGATCGCGACTCCGGTGGAAGTAAAAATCTACGATACACGGATTCGCCGAGCGAACCGCAAATAGCCACAGGTTACTGGGTAAGATGCGAGGACGAGATCGTATGGTGTCCCGACGATCAGTCGTCTACCGACAGATTTGGGAGCTTGGATCGCAGAAAGCGAAACGCGGTGCAACACACTGCCAGTATGGGTGCCGACATACAACCACGATATCGTACCGTATCGATCAGTGCTACTAAAAATTCCTCTTGCGTTCCTCCCCATCAGAACGCCTCCGTTCATCTACTCCCGTTATCTGAGCATCCATCGACCAACAATAAAATGTTGCTTCGCACGCAATCGCTCGGCAGCGTAGAGAAGTGGCACTCGAGCCATTTGCACGAGCTGCTCGACGGCAAGGACACTACGGATAATATTAGTCGCAAGGTGAAGGAGAAGGAATGGTACGAAACCTCGTTGGACTCGGGCACGAGTCCAGGACTGGATCTCGGCTTGATAACTTCGCATAAAAGCATTCATTATCAGTCCACTGCTCCCGCATGCTCTAAACTGCCTAGCGCTAGCAGCTCCGAGGACGGGAAAACTAGCGGCTACATGCCTTCGATGAATCATCGTAAGATTGATTTGATCGCTGCCGAAACCGAACAGCATTTGCAACCGCCATCGTCGTCGTCAACTCGGTACGAGCACGCGAGGAAGAAGGTGCTCGAAATCCCAGCCGAATCAAAATCGTCTCAAGAAGCCGGCGAAGAGGCGATTCGACTGGGATCGTCGCAGAATTGTACAATTGTTCAAGCGGGGAAATATCAGCCTTACAGGGAAGTGACAAAGCCGTTCGAGATGTCCGATTTTTACAAATATTCGACCAAATTCCGTAAGAGGAACGAAGGAAACGGGCAAAATTGTTCGAGCGACGCGCAAGACGAACAACGGGGGACACATTACACCGGAACGGATCTTCACGGGGAATCGGAACCTTCGAATTCGAACGTCGCTCAGAACGGATCGGCTGCTGTTCAAAAGAGAATCTATCAGCCGGTTCAACGAATGACTTGTCAGCCGTATCTGGCGTCGTTGAGATAA
- the Sstn gene encoding stepping stone isoform X1: MVMAGNENTSGSLAEDSLSTRLQWLRQRREALQEKLTQKNNELKNLCVEEAELTGVLPPEIPLEPGESPPVFRKRVGTAFSYPQNLINKLKTTEVEESTLELERQVQIGIVDAALGIVNDPTKSKAVRRKHRLVYQQSQRRLQELEVRLNFIRQSRTKTHQSTQAQHTTVYNTQPHLYANVKHRTKKPRPPLDGTANDGSTKARGLLQEGGISLSPLGSEDKCSTYPGHVYDDQLLVNNTCNHGHVGAYCLPVSDQRQNMKIIEQDHNDNQNVYILPDQYRTRTYSHGSGGSRTQNHYQETEKLYRPLPNTYTEEERQMRYRQIQQQQIPEQTHNYQYNDYKHLDNDVQRRSGQEYYDRDFRGMHYTHMPEFPVYHKNNSQSQSLLRRDRDSGGSKNLRYTDSPSEPQIATGYWVRCEDEIVWCPDDQSSTDRFGSLDRRKRNAVQHTASMGADIQPRYRTVSISATKNSSCVPPHQNASVHLLPLSEHPSTNNKMLLRTQSLGSVEKWHSSHLHELLDGKDTTDNISRKVKEKEWYETSLDSGTSPGLDLGLITSHKSIHYQSTAPACSKLPSASSSEDGKTSGYMPSMNHRKIDLIAAETEQHLQPPSSSSTRYEHARKKVLEIPAESKSSQEAGEEAIRLGSSQNCTIVQAGKYQPYREVTKPFEMSDFYKYSTKFRKRNEGNGQNCSSDAQDEQRGTHYTGTDLHGESEPSNSNVAQNGSAAVQKRIYQPVQRMTCQPYLASLR; this comes from the exons ATGG TGATGGCAGGGAACGAAAATACCTCTGGATCCTTGGCGGAAGATTCACTGTCCACAAGGTTACAGTGGCTTCGCCAACGCCGGGAAGCTCTCCAAGAAAAGTTAACTCAAAAGAACAATGAGCTAAAAAACTTGTGTGTAGAAGAAGCAGAGCTAACTGGTGTGCTACCACCAGAAATACCATTGGAACCTGGAGAAAGCCCTCCAGTGTTCCGTAAAAGAGTTGGAACAGCATTTTCTTATCCACAGAATTTaattaacaaattgaaaacaacCGAAGtt GAGGAATCTACCTTGGAATTGGAACGTCAAGTTCAAATCGGTATAGTGGATGCTGCCTTGGGTATCGTAAATGATCCTACGAAGAGCAAGGCTGTGCGCCGTAAACACAGGTTAGTGTATCAACAGAGTCAGCGTAGACTCCAAGAATTGGAAGTGCGACTGAACTTCATAAGGCAAAGTCGTACGAAAACGCATCAATCGACGCAAGCCCAGCATACTACTGTTTACAACACTCAAccgcatttgtatgcaaacgtGAAGCACAGGACCAAAAAGCCTCGGCCACCATTGGATGGCACAG CGAACGATGGAAGTACAAAAGCCAGAGGTTTACTGCAAGAGGGCGGCATAAGTTTAAGTCCATTGGGGTCGGAGGACAAGTGTAGTACGTATCCGGGACACGTGTACGATGACCAACTCCTAGTAAATAATACTTGTAATCATGGTCATGTAGGTGCTTATTGTCTGCCCGTGTCTGATCAGCGACAAAACATGAAAATAATCGAGCAAGATCACAACGATAATCAGAACGTTTATATATTACCAGACCAGTATCGGACGCGAACGTACTCGCACGGCAGCGGCGGATCGCGTACACAAAATCACTATCAAGAAACGGAGAAGTTGTACCGACCGTTACCGAACACGTACACCGAGGAGGAGAGACAGATGCGATACCGCCAGATTCAGCAACAACAAATTCCAGAACAAACTCACAACTACCAGTACAACGATTACAAACACTTGGACAACGATGTCCAGCGAAGATCCGGTCAAGAGTATTACGACAGAGATTTCCGGGGGATGCATTACACGCACATGCCTGAGTTCCCGGTGTACCATAAGAACAACTCTCAATCGCAATCCTTGCTGAGGCGGGATCGCGACTCCGGTGGAAGTAAAAATCTACGATACACGGATTCGCCGAGCGAACCGCAAATAGCCACAGGTTACTGGGTAAGATGCGAGGACGAGATCGTATGGTGTCCCGACGATCAGTCGTCTACCGACAGATTTGGGAGCTTGGATCGCAGAAAGCGAAACGCGGTGCAACACACTGCCAGTATGGGTGCCGACATACAACCACGATATCGTACCGTATCGATCAGTGCTACTAAAAATTCCTCTTGCGTTCCTCCCCATCAGAACGCCTCCGTTCATCTACTCCCGTTATCTGAGCATCCATCGACCAACAATAAAATGTTGCTTCGCACGCAATCGCTCGGCAGCGTAGAGAAGTGGCACTCGAGCCATTTGCACGAGCTGCTCGACGGCAAGGACACTACGGATAATATTAGTCGCAAGGTGAAGGAGAAGGAATGGTACGAAACCTCGTTGGACTCGGGCACGAGTCCAGGACTGGATCTCGGCTTGATAACTTCGCATAAAAGCATTCATTATCAGTCCACTGCTCCCGCATGCTCTAAACTGCCTAGCGCTAGCAGCTCCGAGGACGGGAAAACTAGCGGCTACATGCCTTCGATGAATCATCGTAAGATTGATTTGATCGCTGCCGAAACCGAACAGCATTTGCAACCGCCATCGTCGTCGTCAACTCGGTACGAGCACGCGAGGAAGAAGGTGCTCGAAATCCCAGCCGAATCAAAATCGTCTCAAGAAGCCGGCGAAGAGGCGATTCGACTGGGATCGTCGCAGAATTGTACAATTGTTCAAGCGGGGAAATATCAGCCTTACAGGGAAGTGACAAAGCCGTTCGAGATGTCCGATTTTTACAAATATTCGACCAAATTCCGTAAGAGGAACGAAGGAAACGGGCAAAATTGTTCGAGCGACGCGCAAGACGAACAACGGGGGACACATTACACCGGAACGGATCTTCACGGGGAATCGGAACCTTCGAATTCGAACGTCGCTCAGAACGGATCGGCTGCTGTTCAAAAGAGAATCTATCAGCCGGTTCAACGAATGACTTGTCAGCCGTATCTGGCGTCGTTGAGATAA
- the Sstn gene encoding stepping stone isoform X3, producing MVMAGNENTSGSLAEDSLSTRLQWLRQRREALQEKLTQKNNELKNLCVEEAELTGVLPPEIPLEPGESPPVFRKRVGTAFSYPQNLINKLKTTEVEESTLELERQVQIGIVDAALGIVNDPTKSKAVRRKHRLVYQQSQRRLQELEVRLNFIRQSRTKTHQSTQAQHTTVYNTQPHLYANVKHRTKKPRPPLDGTANDGSTKARGLLQEGGISLSPLGSEDKCNQYRTRTYSHGSGGSRTQNHYQETEKLYRPLPNTYTEEERQMRYRQIQQQQIPEQTHNYQYNDYKHLDNDVQRRSGQEYYDRDFRGMHYTHMPEFPVYHKNNSQSQSLLRRDRDSGGSKNLRYTDSPSEPQIATGYWVRCEDEIVWCPDDQSSTDRFGSLDRRKRNAVQHTASMGADIQPRYRTVSISATKNSSCVPPHQNASVHLLPLSEHPSTNNKMLLRTQSLGSVEKWHSSHLHELLDGKDTTDNISRKVKEKEWYETSLDSGTSPGLDLGLITSHKSIHYQSTAPACSKLPSASSSEDGKTSGYMPSMNHRKIDLIAAETEQHLQPPSSSSTRYEHARKKVLEIPAESKSSQEAGEEAIRLGSSQNCTIVQAGKYQPYREVTKPFEMSDFYKYSTKFRKRNEGNGQNCSSDAQDEQRGTHYTGTDLHGESEPSNSNVAQNGSAAVQKRIYQPVQRMTCQPYLASLR from the exons ATGG TGATGGCAGGGAACGAAAATACCTCTGGATCCTTGGCGGAAGATTCACTGTCCACAAGGTTACAGTGGCTTCGCCAACGCCGGGAAGCTCTCCAAGAAAAGTTAACTCAAAAGAACAATGAGCTAAAAAACTTGTGTGTAGAAGAAGCAGAGCTAACTGGTGTGCTACCACCAGAAATACCATTGGAACCTGGAGAAAGCCCTCCAGTGTTCCGTAAAAGAGTTGGAACAGCATTTTCTTATCCACAGAATTTaattaacaaattgaaaacaacCGAAGtt GAGGAATCTACCTTGGAATTGGAACGTCAAGTTCAAATCGGTATAGTGGATGCTGCCTTGGGTATCGTAAATGATCCTACGAAGAGCAAGGCTGTGCGCCGTAAACACAGGTTAGTGTATCAACAGAGTCAGCGTAGACTCCAAGAATTGGAAGTGCGACTGAACTTCATAAGGCAAAGTCGTACGAAAACGCATCAATCGACGCAAGCCCAGCATACTACTGTTTACAACACTCAAccgcatttgtatgcaaacgtGAAGCACAGGACCAAAAAGCCTCGGCCACCATTGGATGGCACAG CGAACGATGGAAGTACAAAAGCCAGAGGTTTACTGCAAGAGGGCGGCATAAGTTTAAGTCCATTGGGGTCGGAGGACAAGTGTA ACCAGTATCGGACGCGAACGTACTCGCACGGCAGCGGCGGATCGCGTACACAAAATCACTATCAAGAAACGGAGAAGTTGTACCGACCGTTACCGAACACGTACACCGAGGAGGAGAGACAGATGCGATACCGCCAGATTCAGCAACAACAAATTCCAGAACAAACTCACAACTACCAGTACAACGATTACAAACACTTGGACAACGATGTCCAGCGAAGATCCGGTCAAGAGTATTACGACAGAGATTTCCGGGGGATGCATTACACGCACATGCCTGAGTTCCCGGTGTACCATAAGAACAACTCTCAATCGCAATCCTTGCTGAGGCGGGATCGCGACTCCGGTGGAAGTAAAAATCTACGATACACGGATTCGCCGAGCGAACCGCAAATAGCCACAGGTTACTGGGTAAGATGCGAGGACGAGATCGTATGGTGTCCCGACGATCAGTCGTCTACCGACAGATTTGGGAGCTTGGATCGCAGAAAGCGAAACGCGGTGCAACACACTGCCAGTATGGGTGCCGACATACAACCACGATATCGTACCGTATCGATCAGTGCTACTAAAAATTCCTCTTGCGTTCCTCCCCATCAGAACGCCTCCGTTCATCTACTCCCGTTATCTGAGCATCCATCGACCAACAATAAAATGTTGCTTCGCACGCAATCGCTCGGCAGCGTAGAGAAGTGGCACTCGAGCCATTTGCACGAGCTGCTCGACGGCAAGGACACTACGGATAATATTAGTCGCAAGGTGAAGGAGAAGGAATGGTACGAAACCTCGTTGGACTCGGGCACGAGTCCAGGACTGGATCTCGGCTTGATAACTTCGCATAAAAGCATTCATTATCAGTCCACTGCTCCCGCATGCTCTAAACTGCCTAGCGCTAGCAGCTCCGAGGACGGGAAAACTAGCGGCTACATGCCTTCGATGAATCATCGTAAGATTGATTTGATCGCTGCCGAAACCGAACAGCATTTGCAACCGCCATCGTCGTCGTCAACTCGGTACGAGCACGCGAGGAAGAAGGTGCTCGAAATCCCAGCCGAATCAAAATCGTCTCAAGAAGCCGGCGAAGAGGCGATTCGACTGGGATCGTCGCAGAATTGTACAATTGTTCAAGCGGGGAAATATCAGCCTTACAGGGAAGTGACAAAGCCGTTCGAGATGTCCGATTTTTACAAATATTCGACCAAATTCCGTAAGAGGAACGAAGGAAACGGGCAAAATTGTTCGAGCGACGCGCAAGACGAACAACGGGGGACACATTACACCGGAACGGATCTTCACGGGGAATCGGAACCTTCGAATTCGAACGTCGCTCAGAACGGATCGGCTGCTGTTCAAAAGAGAATCTATCAGCCGGTTCAACGAATGACTTGTCAGCCGTATCTGGCGTCGTTGAGATAA